The following proteins come from a genomic window of Lemur catta isolate mLemCat1 chromosome 4, mLemCat1.pri, whole genome shotgun sequence:
- the C4H2orf42 gene encoding uncharacterized protein C2orf42 homolog isoform X2 codes for MESNSLRTKVPAFLSDLGKATLRGIRKCPRCGTYNGTRGLSCKNKTCGTIFRYGARKQPSVEAVKIITGSDLQVYSVRQRDRGPDYRCFVELGVSETTIQTVDGTIITQLSSGRCYVPSCLKAATQGVVENQCQHIKLAVNCQAEATPLTLKSSVLNAMQASPETKQTIWQLATEPTGPLVQRITKNILVVKCKASQKHSLGYLHTSFVQKISAKSLPERRFFCSCQTLKSHKLNASKDEAAQRCIHFFACICAFASDETLAQEFSDFLNFDSSGLKEIIVPQLGCHSEPTVSACESTASKPKKRKKDEASGAQMNSSLLPQDAVSSNLRKSGLKKPVVASSLKRQACGQLLDEAQVTLSFQDWLASVTERIHQTMHYQFDGKPEPLVFHIPQSFFDALQQRISIGSAKKRLPNSTTGNTSPDQKEPTPFIIEWIPDILPQSKIGELRIKFEYGHHRNGHVAEYQDQQPPLDQPLELAPLTTITFP; via the exons atggaatcaaactCTCTGAGGACTAAAGTCCCAGCTTTCTTATCTGACTTGGGGAAGGCCACATTGAGGGGAATCAGAAAGTGTCCCCGATGTGGCACATACAATGGAACCCGGGGACTGAGCTGTAAGAACAAGACATGTGGAACCATATTCCGATACGGTGCACGGAAGCAGCCTAGTGTTGAAGCTGTCAAAATCATCACAGGCTCCGATCTGCAGGTCTACTCAGTGCGGCAAAGAGACCGGGGCCCTGATTACCGATGCTTTGTGGAGCTGGGTGTTTCGGAGACAACGATCCAGACAGTGGATGGGACCATCATCACTCAGCTGAGCTCTGGGCGGTGCTATGTCCCCTCATGCCTGAAGGCTGCCACCCAAGGTGTTGTGGAAAACCAATGCCAGCACATTAAGCTGGCAGTGAACTGCCAGGCAGAGGCCACGCCTCTGACCTTGAAGAGCTCGGTCCTAAATGCAATGCAGGCTTCCCCAGAAACCAAACAGACCATCTGGCAGTTGGCCACGGAACCCACAGGTCCCCTAGTACAGAGGATTACTAAAAACATCTTGGTGGTGAAATGCAAGGCAAGCCAGAAGCACAGTTTGGGGTATTTGCATACATCTTTTGTGCAGAAAATCAGTGCCAAAAGCTTGCCTGAGCGCCGCTTCTTCTGCTCCTGCCAGACTCTGAAATCCCACAAGTTGAATGCCTCCAAGGACGAGGCAGCCCAGAGATGCATTCATTTCTTTGCTTGCATCTGTGCCTTTGCCAGTGACGAGACATTGGCTCAGGAATTCTCAGACTTCCTAAATTTTGATTCCAGCG gtCTTAAAGAGATTATTGTGCCCCAGTTAGGTTGCCATTCAGAACCAACAGTATCAGCTTGTGAGTCTACTGCCTCTAAgccaaagaagaggaaaaaggatgAAGCATCTG GTGCACAGATGAACAGTTCACTATTGCCTCAAGATGCAGTGAGCAGTAATCTAAGGAAAAGTGGCCTGAAAAAGCCTGTGGTTGCTTCTTCATTAAAAAGGCAAG ccTGTGGTCAGCTATTAGATGAGGCACAAGTGACCTTATCCTTCCAAGACTGGTTGGCCAGCGTCACAGAACGCATCCATCAAACCATGCACTATCAGTTTGATG GCAAACCAGAGCCACTGGTGTTCCATATTCCTCAATCCTTTTTCGATGCCCTGCAACAGAGGATATCAATAGGAAGTGCAAAAAAACGGCTCCCCAACTCTACCACAG gcAACACTTCCCCAGATCAAAAGGAGCCAACACCTTTCATCATTGAGTGGATCCCAGATATCCTTCCCCAATCCAAGATTGGCGAGCTGCGGATCAAGTTCGAGTATGGTCACCACCGGAATGGGCACGTGGCAGAGTACCAAGACCAGCAGCCTCCCCTGGACCAGCCCTTGGAACTGGCCCCTCTGACCACTATCACTTTCCCTTGA
- the C4H2orf42 gene encoding uncharacterized protein C2orf42 homolog isoform X1, with protein MESNSLRTKVPAFLSDLGKATLRGIRKCPRCGTYNGTRGLSCKNKTCGTIFRYGARKQPSVEAVKIITGSDLQVYSVRQRDRGPDYRCFVELGVSETTIQTVDGTIITQLSSGRCYVPSCLKAATQGVVENQCQHIKLAVNCQAEATPLTLKSSVLNAMQASPETKQTIWQLATEPTGPLVQRITKNILVVKCKASQKHSLGYLHTSFVQKISAKSLPERRFFCSCQTLKSHKLNASKDEAAQRCIHFFACICAFASDETLAQEFSDFLNFDSSGLKEIIVPQLGCHSEPTVSACESTASKPKKRKKDEASGAQMNSSLLPQDAVSSNLRKSGLKKPVVASSLKRQACGQLLDEAQVTLSFQDWLASVTERIHQTMHYQFDGKPEPLVFHIPQSFFDALQQRISIGSAKKRLPNSTTAFVRKDALPLGTFSKYTWHITNILQVKQILDTPEMPLEITRSFIQNRDGTYELFKCPKVEVESIAETYGRIEKQPVLRPLELKTFLKVGNTSPDQKEPTPFIIEWIPDILPQSKIGELRIKFEYGHHRNGHVAEYQDQQPPLDQPLELAPLTTITFP; from the exons atggaatcaaactCTCTGAGGACTAAAGTCCCAGCTTTCTTATCTGACTTGGGGAAGGCCACATTGAGGGGAATCAGAAAGTGTCCCCGATGTGGCACATACAATGGAACCCGGGGACTGAGCTGTAAGAACAAGACATGTGGAACCATATTCCGATACGGTGCACGGAAGCAGCCTAGTGTTGAAGCTGTCAAAATCATCACAGGCTCCGATCTGCAGGTCTACTCAGTGCGGCAAAGAGACCGGGGCCCTGATTACCGATGCTTTGTGGAGCTGGGTGTTTCGGAGACAACGATCCAGACAGTGGATGGGACCATCATCACTCAGCTGAGCTCTGGGCGGTGCTATGTCCCCTCATGCCTGAAGGCTGCCACCCAAGGTGTTGTGGAAAACCAATGCCAGCACATTAAGCTGGCAGTGAACTGCCAGGCAGAGGCCACGCCTCTGACCTTGAAGAGCTCGGTCCTAAATGCAATGCAGGCTTCCCCAGAAACCAAACAGACCATCTGGCAGTTGGCCACGGAACCCACAGGTCCCCTAGTACAGAGGATTACTAAAAACATCTTGGTGGTGAAATGCAAGGCAAGCCAGAAGCACAGTTTGGGGTATTTGCATACATCTTTTGTGCAGAAAATCAGTGCCAAAAGCTTGCCTGAGCGCCGCTTCTTCTGCTCCTGCCAGACTCTGAAATCCCACAAGTTGAATGCCTCCAAGGACGAGGCAGCCCAGAGATGCATTCATTTCTTTGCTTGCATCTGTGCCTTTGCCAGTGACGAGACATTGGCTCAGGAATTCTCAGACTTCCTAAATTTTGATTCCAGCG gtCTTAAAGAGATTATTGTGCCCCAGTTAGGTTGCCATTCAGAACCAACAGTATCAGCTTGTGAGTCTACTGCCTCTAAgccaaagaagaggaaaaaggatgAAGCATCTG GTGCACAGATGAACAGTTCACTATTGCCTCAAGATGCAGTGAGCAGTAATCTAAGGAAAAGTGGCCTGAAAAAGCCTGTGGTTGCTTCTTCATTAAAAAGGCAAG ccTGTGGTCAGCTATTAGATGAGGCACAAGTGACCTTATCCTTCCAAGACTGGTTGGCCAGCGTCACAGAACGCATCCATCAAACCATGCACTATCAGTTTGATG GCAAACCAGAGCCACTGGTGTTCCATATTCCTCAATCCTTTTTCGATGCCCTGCAACAGAGGATATCAATAGGAAGTGCAAAAAAACGGCTCCCCAACTCTACCACAG CTTTTGTTCGGAAAGATGCCTTGCCACTGGGAACCTTTTCCAAGTATACCTGGCATATCACTAATATCCTGCAAGTTAAACAAATCTTAGATACCCCCGAG ATGCCCTTGGAAATCACTCGTAGCTTTATCCAGAACCGAGATGGGACTTATGAGCTGTTTAAATGCCCTAAAGTGGAAGTAGAGAGCATAGCAGAAACCTATGGTCGTATAGAGAAACAGCCAGTGCTACGACCCTTGGAACTAAAAACTTTTCTCAAAGTTG gcAACACTTCCCCAGATCAAAAGGAGCCAACACCTTTCATCATTGAGTGGATCCCAGATATCCTTCCCCAATCCAAGATTGGCGAGCTGCGGATCAAGTTCGAGTATGGTCACCACCGGAATGGGCACGTGGCAGAGTACCAAGACCAGCAGCCTCCCCTGGACCAGCCCTTGGAACTGGCCCCTCTGACCACTATCACTTTCCCTTGA